From the genome of Nasonia vitripennis strain AsymCx chromosome 1, Nvit_psr_1.1, whole genome shotgun sequence, one region includes:
- the CPR44 gene encoding cuticular protein RR-2 family member 44, with product MVVDKITFKMFRYSICIILILIDKSTAGVISLDGVNKHQEHYELKNHLPEHHEMATSYMNFHGPVEGPEHEIKVPYIETHHHEHHEHEHYHEPEIKYVHDYVAHPKYEYSYGVEDHHTGDFHSQKETRDGSSVTGEYSIAEPGGRLRIVSYRADKDGFHAEVHTSGKNDHSSYYQKPQLPVHVSHHEAQATTIQGHYPHDLSGHYQHQFLQEYPGWYHAHGAGGY from the exons ATGGTAGTTGACAAAATTACATTTAAG ATGTTCAGATACTCCATTTGCATTATTCTGATTCTGATCGACAAGTCGACAGCAGGAGTGATTTCTCTAGATGGCGTAAATAAGCACCAGGAACATTATGAGCTAAAGAACCACCTCCCGGAGCATCACGAAATGGCAACTTCATACATGAATTTCCACGGCCCGGTGGAAGGACCCGAGCACGAAATTAAAGTGCCTTACATTGAGACGCATCATCATGAACATCATGAACACGAGCATTACCATGAGCCTGAGATCAAATACGTGCATGACTATGTGGCGCATCCTAAGTATGAGTACTCGTACGGCGTTGAAGATCATCATACTGGCGACTTTCACAGTCAGAAAGAGACGCGCGATG GTAGTAGCGTGACGGGCGAGTACAGCATAGCGGAGCCAGGCGGCCGATTACGAATCGTTAGCTACCGAGCTGACAAGGATGGCTTTCATGCGGAGGTTCACACCAGCGGCAAGAACGATCACTCCAGCTACTACCAAAAGCCCCAGCTGCCCGTCCATGTGTCCCATCACGAGGCCCAGGCGACGACGATTCAAGGACATTACCCCCATGACTTGTCAGGACACTATCAGCATCAATTCCTTCAAGAGTATCCGGGCTGGTACCATGCTCACGGAGCCGGTGGATACTAA